The following are encoded together in the Candidatus Tumulicola sp. genome:
- a CDS encoding OmpH family outer membrane protein, giving the protein MKKHLYAVFCAATLAGMTGCGTSSPIGLVDVQRIVTNWPEYQGYQNQLLADEKSIQSQRGNARQKQRAAFVLEQKYSKITEQLTQQIRVAATKIAQQKQLKLVLTREGIGYGGVDITPDVEKSLNITEKATPSPGT; this is encoded by the coding sequence GTGAAAAAGCATCTTTACGCAGTCTTTTGCGCCGCCACCCTTGCCGGTATGACCGGTTGCGGCACGTCCAGCCCGATCGGGCTGGTCGACGTGCAGCGCATCGTTACGAACTGGCCGGAATATCAAGGCTATCAAAATCAACTGCTAGCGGACGAAAAGTCGATCCAATCGCAGCGCGGAAACGCTCGTCAGAAGCAACGCGCAGCGTTCGTGTTGGAACAAAAGTACAGCAAGATCACCGAGCAGTTGACGCAGCAGATCCGCGTCGCGGCCACCAAAATTGCGCAGCAGAAGCAGCTGAAGCTCGTGTTGACGCGCGAGGGTATCGGCTACGGCGGCGTCGACATCACCCCCGACGTCGAGAAGTCGCTCAACATTACGGAAAAAGCGACCCCTTCGCCCGGAACGTAG